A region from the Flavobacterium enshiense genome encodes:
- a CDS encoding M3 family metallopeptidase, whose translation MKILTTKFLTKHNTAPFSKIKIEDYAPAITKGIQLTRAEIDDIVNNADKPTFENTIEALEFSGQTLDRITSIFFNLNSAETSDEMQKIAQEVTPMLTELSNDITLNTALFERIKSVYQQKESLNLNTEQAMLLDKKYKNFSRNGALLAEDKKARLREIDTELAKLKLTFGENVLAETNAYQLLITNEADLKGLPEGTVEAARSLAKSKEKEGWIFTLDVPSYLPFVTYAENRELRKKLAIAYGKKAFQNNEFDNQQNVLKIANLRHERANLLGYKTHADFVLEERMAQNPEKVNSFLNDLLSKAKPAAEREFKQLTDFAKNLDNIDHLEKWDSSYYSEKLKQELFNLDDEKLKPYFKLQNVQNGAFTIANKLFGLTFTEVFDIDKYHEDVHTFEVSDASGDLVAIFYSDFFPRKGKRNGAWMTSFKPQYVKEGVNERPHVSIVCNFTKPTETKPSLLTFNEVTTLFHEFGHALHGMLADTTYPSLSGTSVYWDFVELPSQVMENWCYEPEALALFAHHYETGEIIPQEFVNKIKESASFLEGMATLRQLSFGLLDMAFHGKNPSYIKDVKVFEKATMEDTALYPDVAVNCMSVSFSHIFQGGYSSGYYSYKWAEVLDADAFSYFQEKGIFNKEVADKFKDNVLSKGGTDHPMTLYKKFRGQEPKPEALLKRAGLI comes from the coding sequence ATGAAGATTTTAACAACTAAATTCCTAACCAAGCATAATACTGCACCTTTTTCGAAAATTAAAATCGAAGATTATGCTCCGGCTATCACTAAAGGCATTCAACTCACGCGTGCTGAAATAGATGACATCGTAAATAATGCGGATAAACCTACGTTTGAAAACACCATCGAAGCATTGGAATTTTCCGGTCAGACATTGGATCGCATTACCAGTATTTTTTTCAATTTGAATTCTGCCGAAACCAGTGACGAAATGCAGAAAATTGCACAGGAAGTTACTCCGATGCTTACCGAATTGAGCAACGACATTACTTTAAACACTGCTTTATTCGAGCGCATCAAATCGGTTTATCAGCAAAAAGAAAGCCTGAACCTGAACACAGAGCAGGCTATGCTTTTAGACAAAAAATACAAAAACTTCTCGAGAAACGGAGCACTGCTGGCAGAAGACAAAAAAGCCCGTTTGCGTGAAATCGATACGGAACTGGCCAAATTGAAACTAACTTTTGGTGAAAATGTATTGGCAGAAACCAACGCCTATCAATTACTTATTACAAACGAAGCCGATTTAAAAGGATTGCCGGAAGGCACCGTTGAAGCCGCTCGTTCATTAGCAAAAAGCAAGGAAAAGGAAGGATGGATTTTCACTTTGGATGTTCCAAGCTACTTACCATTTGTTACCTATGCCGAAAACAGGGAACTTCGTAAAAAACTTGCGATCGCTTACGGAAAAAAAGCATTCCAGAACAACGAATTCGACAATCAGCAGAATGTTTTAAAGATTGCCAATCTTCGCCACGAACGAGCCAACTTATTAGGCTATAAAACCCATGCCGATTTTGTATTGGAAGAACGCATGGCTCAAAATCCGGAAAAAGTAAATTCATTTTTAAATGATTTGCTTTCCAAAGCAAAACCGGCTGCCGAAAGAGAATTTAAACAACTGACCGATTTTGCCAAAAACCTTGACAACATCGATCATTTGGAAAAATGGGACAGTTCCTATTATTCGGAAAAACTGAAACAGGAATTATTCAATCTGGACGATGAAAAACTGAAACCGTATTTCAAATTACAGAACGTTCAGAACGGAGCCTTTACCATTGCCAACAAACTTTTCGGATTGACCTTTACGGAAGTTTTCGACATCGACAAATACCATGAAGATGTACACACTTTTGAAGTTTCGGACGCCTCAGGAGATTTGGTTGCCATATTCTACTCCGATTTCTTTCCGAGAAAAGGAAAACGAAATGGCGCCTGGATGACTTCATTCAAACCACAATATGTAAAAGAAGGTGTTAACGAAAGACCTCATGTTTCCATCGTTTGTAATTTCACCAAACCGACCGAGACCAAACCGTCGTTGTTAACTTTCAATGAAGTAACCACATTATTCCACGAATTCGGACACGCTTTACATGGTATGCTGGCCGATACTACCTATCCGAGTTTATCGGGGACATCTGTATACTGGGACTTTGTGGAATTGCCGAGCCAGGTAATGGAAAACTGGTGTTATGAACCTGAAGCATTAGCTTTATTTGCACATCACTACGAAACCGGCGAAATTATCCCGCAGGAATTTGTAAATAAAATAAAGGAAAGTGCGAGCTTTTTGGAAGGAATGGCAACGCTTCGTCAATTAAGTTTTGGCTTGTTGGACATGGCGTTCCACGGAAAAAATCCTAGCTATATAAAGGATGTCAAAGTTTTTGAAAAGGCAACCATGGAAGACACTGCATTATATCCTGATGTCGCCGTAAATTGCATGAGTGTTTCGTTTTCGCATATTTTCCAGGGAGGATATTCATCTGGTTATTACAGCTACAAATGGGCAGAAGTATTGGATGCCGATGCGTTTTCCTATTTTCAGGAAAAAGGTATTTTCAATAAGGAAGTCGCCGATAAATTCAAAGACAACGTACTTTCAAAAGGCGGTACCGACCATCCGATGACCTTGTATAAAAAATTCAGAGGACAGGAACCGAAACCGGAAGCCTTGTTAAAACGTGCCGGATTGATTTAA
- the purE gene encoding 5-(carboxyamino)imidazole ribonucleotide mutase, with amino-acid sequence MSKVAIVMGSVSDMPVMQEAIDILKNFGIETEVDIVSAHRTPEKLFDFSKNAHTRGISVIIAGAGGAAHLPGMVASMSPLPVIGVPVKSSNSIDGWDSVLSILQMPGGVPVATVALNGAKNAGILAAQIIGSHDKAVLDKMIDYKEGLKQAVLTAAENLNK; translated from the coding sequence ATGAGTAAAGTAGCCATCGTAATGGGAAGTGTTTCCGACATGCCGGTCATGCAGGAAGCCATCGACATATTAAAAAATTTCGGCATTGAAACCGAAGTTGACATTGTTTCCGCTCACAGAACGCCGGAAAAACTGTTCGATTTCAGCAAAAATGCACATACCAGAGGTATTTCAGTAATTATTGCCGGTGCAGGTGGTGCCGCGCATTTACCAGGGATGGTAGCATCAATGTCGCCGCTTCCCGTAATTGGAGTACCGGTGAAATCAAGCAATTCCATTGATGGTTGGGACAGTGTTTTATCCATTTTACAAATGCCAGGCGGTGTTCCGGTAGCTACCGTAGCTTTAAACGGCGCCAAAAATGCCGGAATTTTGGCTGCACAGATTATAGGAAGTCACGACAAAGCCGTATTGGATAAAATGATTGACTATAAAGAAGGATTGAAACAGGCTGTGCTGACCGCAGCGGAAAACCTAAACAAATAA
- a CDS encoding 5-(carboxyamino)imidazole ribonucleotide synthase, giving the protein MNYFSSDFKLGILGGGQLGKMLLAETRKFDIQTYVLDPSDEAPCQFGATKFFKGSLMDYDTVYQFGKAVDVLTIEIENVNLDALDTLEAEGKKVYPSPKTLRMIQNKGRQKDFYAENNIPTSFHIRFADLTGLKNALDKEEVTFPFVWKCAEFGYDGNGVKIVRSAQDLTDLPEVECIAEQMVPFKNELAVIVSRNVSGEIKTYPVVEMEFHPEANQVEYVICPARIDDKVADKARNIALKVSEAFNHIGLLAVEMFQTEDDQILVNEVAPRPHNSGHYSIEASYTSQFEQHIRSILNLPLGNTDSKVAGIMVNLVGAEGFSGPVVYENIEKIMAIDGVTPHIYGKRETRPFRKMGHVTIVNENMAEARKIAEEVKNSIRVISVQ; this is encoded by the coding sequence ATGAATTATTTCTCATCCGATTTTAAATTAGGTATTCTTGGCGGCGGACAATTAGGAAAAATGCTTCTTGCCGAAACCAGAAAATTCGATATTCAGACATACGTTTTAGATCCGAGCGACGAGGCTCCTTGTCAATTCGGCGCGACTAAGTTTTTCAAAGGCAGTTTAATGGACTACGACACCGTGTATCAATTCGGTAAAGCGGTTGATGTGTTAACCATCGAAATTGAAAACGTAAATCTGGATGCGTTAGACACTTTGGAAGCAGAAGGAAAAAAGGTGTATCCATCACCAAAAACCTTACGAATGATTCAAAACAAAGGCCGTCAAAAGGATTTTTATGCCGAAAACAATATCCCTACATCATTCCATATTCGTTTTGCTGACCTTACCGGTTTAAAAAATGCATTGGATAAGGAAGAAGTAACATTCCCGTTTGTGTGGAAATGTGCTGAATTTGGTTATGACGGAAACGGCGTGAAAATTGTTCGTTCCGCTCAGGATTTAACAGATTTACCAGAAGTGGAATGCATAGCGGAACAAATGGTCCCTTTCAAAAATGAATTGGCCGTAATAGTTTCTCGAAATGTTTCCGGCGAAATCAAAACGTATCCGGTAGTGGAAATGGAATTCCATCCCGAAGCCAATCAGGTGGAATACGTAATCTGCCCGGCGAGAATTGACGATAAAGTAGCCGACAAGGCAAGAAATATAGCTTTAAAAGTTTCGGAAGCCTTTAACCACATCGGACTTTTAGCCGTAGAAATGTTCCAAACAGAAGACGATCAAATCCTGGTTAATGAAGTGGCACCGCGCCCTCACAATTCAGGTCATTACAGTATCGAAGCCAGTTACACTTCGCAATTCGAGCAACATATCCGTTCTATTTTAAATTTACCTTTAGGAAACACCGACAGCAAAGTAGCCGGAATCATGGTTAACTTGGTGGGTGCCGAAGGTTTTTCAGGTCCGGTAGTTTATGAAAATATCGAAAAAATCATGGCTATTGATGGTGTAACACCTCACATTTACGGAAAAAGAGAAACCCGTCCGTTCCGAAAAATGGGACACGTTACCATCGTAAACGAAAACATGGCCGAAGCAAGAAAGATTGCAGAGGAAGTTAAAAACAGCATCAGAGTAATCAGCGTTCAGTAA
- a CDS encoding T9SS type A sorting domain-containing protein, with product MKKLYCFFWFFLMGVQFVVHAQDDPAFEWAFNTTGTPISGGESNGKEIAVDDFGKVFVLGYFESTADFDFSGNAYSLTSGSGSLFLAKYESNGTLIWAKKIAGTSFPINAIPDSDQSFNLALDSNGDLILSGTFFGTVDFDPGPAVVTVSPNGSSDVFISKFDSNGNFVWVKNMGGAGSSHVRIQSLFLDTNNNIYLGGVFDSQADFNPGPGVNVLNAIQGLDGFFARYDSNGNYVWAKSIAGNGGNDYINSVAVDSGGNVFITGDFEGSCDFNPDAAINSLTSIGGRDTFIAKYSGSGSYLWVKQIGGINSEKGNVLKLDPLGNIYASGRFFDKVDFDPGPGVHMHAAAGSGDIFIAKYTSSGAYLWSKSIGGTGYEEAFSLLLDNNNAIYITGWFFGTSDFDPGSGTSNLTSNGYNDVFWAKYDITGNYIWSKSLGGQNPSPDEHTEGILEKGFSLASGSNGQVYLTGVFYGTADFDPGFGTVNISSPVPYSNAFWMRFDTLGNYLNAVTIGGYGRTDTSQIGVCVEHGSNGDVYSAGYFRGSADFDLGPNQSFLNSPSSFNTFIAKYNNAGGYVWAKSIGGQGLAFLSIMLLDQDDNIYVAGSLSGEIDFDPGPGIAILNGNEGSEITSKLFLAKYDSNGNYIWAKAIGSSGAFNSIALDSHRNILVSGYFIGTGDFDPDTGIANLTSNGYSDAFIAKYDINGHYIWAKRIDNSDQMTTNSVVCDNDGNFYCTGYFNGTTDFDPGIPAVIYDTNNQFYNVFVVKYNSNGDFVWVKVPEGGGFGAGRSIAIDPTGNLIVAGTFGGGSIDLNPGGNNGTLNGQGTANMYFAKYASNGNFIFGKGISGLSDFANVNAVKTDSLGNIYLTGYYSDATDFNPDAQNQAVLIPSTSTSDAFFAKYDGNGNYLWVKSIGGDGNDYGLSLSVKKNKLLLTGNFSGEGDFDATGGITTLNCLNNDNMFLAKYSLCGNLNNTIAVAGNTLTANAVADAYQWIDCNNGGTFVNGATNQSFSPLVAGNYAVIITDNDCQVVSTCHSVLGVDNPGSLNGLVLYPNPTNGDFKIQFPHAFSEITSKITNILGETISVNRFSGEQQVSLSLSQVSEGLYFVEIDYDGYRQDFKVLKK from the coding sequence ATGAAAAAGTTATACTGTTTTTTTTGGTTTTTTCTGATGGGGGTTCAGTTTGTTGTACACGCTCAGGATGACCCTGCGTTTGAATGGGCTTTTAATACGACAGGTACTCCGATAAGTGGTGGGGAATCAAATGGTAAGGAAATTGCTGTTGATGATTTTGGGAAAGTATTTGTTTTGGGATATTTTGAAAGCACAGCCGATTTTGATTTCAGTGGAAATGCATACAGCCTGACTTCCGGAAGCGGGAGTCTTTTTTTGGCAAAATATGAAAGCAATGGAACTTTGATTTGGGCAAAAAAAATTGCCGGAACAAGCTTTCCAATAAATGCAATTCCAGATAGTGATCAATCCTTTAATTTGGCTTTGGACAGTAATGGAGATCTTATTCTCAGCGGCACTTTCTTTGGTACCGTCGATTTTGATCCGGGACCTGCTGTGGTAACCGTTTCACCAAATGGATCATCGGATGTTTTTATATCAAAATTCGATTCAAACGGAAATTTTGTTTGGGTTAAAAACATGGGCGGGGCTGGTTCTTCGCATGTGAGAATACAGTCCCTCTTTTTGGATACCAATAATAACATATACCTCGGAGGTGTTTTTGATTCTCAGGCAGATTTTAATCCCGGACCTGGCGTAAATGTATTGAACGCCATACAGGGGTTGGATGGTTTTTTTGCCCGATATGACAGCAATGGGAATTATGTGTGGGCAAAATCTATTGCGGGTAATGGAGGGAATGATTATATAAATTCCGTAGCAGTAGATTCCGGAGGGAATGTGTTTATAACAGGTGATTTTGAAGGAAGTTGCGATTTTAATCCCGATGCTGCTATTAATTCACTAACTTCTATTGGCGGTAGAGATACTTTTATTGCGAAATACAGTGGTTCAGGGAGTTATTTGTGGGTAAAGCAAATAGGAGGGATTAATAGTGAAAAAGGAAATGTGCTGAAATTAGATCCGCTCGGAAATATTTATGCATCAGGAAGGTTTTTTGATAAAGTCGATTTTGATCCCGGTCCAGGTGTACATATGCATGCTGCGGCCGGTTCGGGGGATATCTTTATTGCAAAGTATACATCTTCCGGTGCTTACCTGTGGAGTAAATCGATTGGCGGAACCGGCTATGAAGAGGCTTTTTCCCTTCTCTTGGACAATAATAATGCTATTTATATCACGGGATGGTTTTTTGGGACTTCTGATTTCGATCCGGGGTCAGGAACTTCGAATTTAACTTCGAACGGATACAATGATGTTTTTTGGGCAAAGTACGACATCACAGGGAACTATATATGGAGCAAATCATTGGGAGGGCAGAATCCTTCGCCGGATGAACATACAGAAGGGATTTTAGAAAAGGGATTTTCTCTTGCCTCGGGTAGTAACGGGCAGGTGTATCTCACAGGGGTATTTTATGGAACTGCTGATTTTGATCCTGGTTTCGGAACAGTAAATATATCATCTCCTGTGCCGTATTCCAATGCCTTTTGGATGCGGTTTGATACTTTAGGAAATTATCTTAATGCGGTTACAATTGGAGGTTATGGTAGAACAGATACAAGTCAGATAGGGGTTTGTGTGGAACATGGAAGTAACGGAGATGTTTATTCTGCGGGATATTTTCGCGGTTCCGCAGATTTTGATTTGGGGCCAAATCAGAGTTTTTTAAATTCACCGTCCTCATTTAATACATTTATAGCAAAATATAATAATGCCGGAGGGTATGTATGGGCAAAGAGTATAGGAGGTCAGGGACTGGCTTTTCTTTCTATTATGCTTTTGGATCAAGACGATAATATTTATGTGGCGGGTAGTCTTTCAGGAGAAATTGATTTTGATCCAGGTCCCGGAATTGCAATTCTAAACGGGAATGAGGGTAGTGAAATAACTTCAAAACTTTTTCTGGCAAAATATGATTCTAATGGAAATTATATTTGGGCAAAGGCTATCGGGTCAAGCGGAGCATTCAATTCGATTGCTTTGGATTCTCACAGGAATATTTTGGTATCCGGATATTTTATCGGGACAGGCGATTTTGATCCCGATACTGGAATAGCCAACCTGACATCTAATGGCTATTCTGATGCATTCATTGCCAAATATGATATAAATGGCCATTATATTTGGGCGAAGCGTATCGATAATAGTGATCAGATGACAACGAATTCCGTGGTATGTGATAATGATGGTAATTTTTATTGTACCGGTTATTTTAACGGGACAACCGATTTTGATCCGGGAATTCCAGCAGTAATTTATGATACAAACAATCAATTCTATAATGTATTTGTTGTAAAATACAATTCGAACGGTGATTTTGTATGGGTAAAAGTGCCTGAAGGCGGAGGGTTTGGTGCGGGAAGATCTATTGCAATCGATCCAACGGGCAATTTGATTGTTGCCGGTACATTCGGTGGTGGTAGTATTGATTTAAATCCGGGTGGAAACAATGGCACTCTGAACGGACAGGGAACTGCAAACATGTATTTTGCAAAGTATGCAAGCAATGGTAATTTTATTTTTGGAAAAGGAATTAGCGGTCTGTCTGATTTTGCAAATGTAAATGCAGTTAAAACAGATTCATTGGGGAATATTTACCTGACCGGATATTATTCGGATGCAACTGATTTTAATCCGGATGCTCAAAATCAGGCTGTTTTGATTCCATCGACTTCTACCAGTGATGCTTTTTTTGCTAAGTATGATGGAAACGGTAATTATCTCTGGGTCAAATCCATCGGTGGTGATGGGAATGATTATGGCTTGTCGCTTTCGGTAAAGAAAAATAAATTGCTTCTTACCGGGAATTTTTCAGGTGAAGGGGATTTTGATGCCACTGGGGGTATTACTACGCTTAATTGCCTGAATAACGATAATATGTTTTTGGCGAAATACAGTTTGTGCGGAAATCTGAATAACACAATCGCTGTGGCTGGCAATACGCTGACCGCAAACGCAGTCGCTGATGCTTACCAGTGGATTGACTGTAATAATGGCGGCACTTTTGTTAATGGGGCAACTAATCAGTCGTTCAGTCCTCTTGTTGCAGGAAATTATGCCGTGATTATTACCGATAATGATTGCCAGGTCGTCTCGACGTGTCATTCGGTTTTAGGTGTCGATAATCCGGGCAGTTTGAATGGACTGGTGCTTTATCCAAACCCTACAAATGGGGATTTTAAAATTCAGTTTCCTCATGCGTTTTCTGAAATCACTTCGAAAATCACTAACATATTGGGTGAGACCATTTCTGTCAATCGTTTTTCTGGTGAGCAACAAGTTTCTTTAAGTTTGTCGCAAGTTTCCGAAGGATTATACTTTGTGGAAATTGATTATGATGGTTACAGACAGGATTTCAAAGTGCTTAAGAAATAG
- a CDS encoding phosphoribosyltransferase has product MEIQLHDKRFVPYISAAELDWAIERMAKQVAAELNGEIPVFIGVLNGSFMVVSDFMKHYKRPCEVSFVKMASYDGMETTNDVKQLIGLNQDLSGRTVVVIEDIVDTGNTIEELYNQFADKNLKQLKFATLFLKPEAYKKDIKIDYIGIEIEDKFIVGFGLDYDGLGRNLPEVYQLK; this is encoded by the coding sequence ATGGAAATTCAACTTCACGACAAACGATTTGTTCCTTATATTTCTGCTGCAGAACTGGATTGGGCAATCGAACGCATGGCCAAACAGGTTGCGGCTGAATTAAATGGAGAAATCCCTGTTTTTATTGGTGTTCTGAACGGTTCGTTTATGGTGGTTTCGGATTTTATGAAGCATTATAAGAGGCCGTGCGAAGTCAGTTTTGTCAAAATGGCATCGTATGACGGAATGGAAACGACCAATGATGTGAAACAACTTATTGGGTTGAATCAGGACTTGTCTGGCAGAACGGTAGTTGTTATAGAAGATATCGTGGATACCGGAAATACTATCGAAGAGTTGTATAATCAGTTTGCGGATAAAAACCTTAAGCAATTAAAATTTGCTACTTTGTTTTTGAAGCCGGAAGCTTACAAAAAAGACATAAAAATTGATTATATTGGTATCGAAATCGAGGATAAATTTATCGTAGGCTTCGGACTGGACTATGACGGTTTGGGAAGAAATCTTCCGGAAGTCTATCAGCTTAAGTGA
- a CDS encoding adenylate kinase: MINIVLFGKPGAGKGTQAEFLKEKYNLIHLSTGDIFRFNMKNDTALGKEAKGYIDNGELVPDTVTIKMLQDEVEKNMDSKGFLFDGFPRTIPQANALDEFLKTKNWEVTATIALEADDNVLVERILERGKTSGRADDQDAEKIRNRYEEYNEKTAPLMDFYRAQDKFHAVNGIGSIEEITERLSAVIDTL, encoded by the coding sequence ATGATCAACATTGTTTTGTTCGGTAAACCGGGCGCAGGAAAAGGAACACAAGCAGAATTTTTAAAAGAAAAATACAATTTAATCCATCTTTCTACAGGTGATATTTTTCGTTTCAACATGAAAAACGACACTGCTTTAGGGAAAGAGGCTAAAGGTTATATCGATAACGGAGAATTGGTTCCGGATACTGTAACCATTAAAATGCTACAGGATGAAGTAGAGAAAAATATGGATTCCAAAGGGTTTCTTTTTGATGGTTTTCCGAGAACAATTCCGCAAGCCAATGCTTTAGACGAGTTTTTAAAAACCAAAAACTGGGAAGTAACAGCAACTATAGCGCTTGAAGCGGATGATAATGTTTTGGTGGAGCGTATTTTAGAAAGAGGAAAAACTTCCGGAAGAGCAGACGATCAGGATGCCGAAAAAATCCGTAACCGTTATGAGGAATACAATGAAAAAACTGCTCCGTTAATGGATTTTTACAGAGCACAGGATAAATTTCATGCCGTAAATGGTATTGGTTCTATTGAAGAAATTACAGAGCGACTAAGCGCTGTGATAGACACGTTGTAA
- a CDS encoding hemolysin family protein — protein MSEIALISARKNRLESAAKKGNASAKTALELANSPNKFLSTVQIGITLIGILTGIYSGEKITDNVRLFLEGFEMLRPYSPSLSVGIVVVVLTYFSLVIGELLPKRIGLNYPESIAKAVAVPMKAVSVVTMPFIWLLTVSTEFVLDVFKIKPTADGKVTEEEIKAIIKEGTEVGEVQEIEQDIVERVFHIGDRKVNSLMTHRKSVVYLSLDETIQELKEKVLDELHSVYPVCVENLDEVVGVVLLKDLFASFEKGEFDLKTIAKEPVYLIEHTSAYKALENFKKSKVHYALVTDEYGICQGIITLNDILEALVGDAAEFYEEEFQLIAREDGTWLVDGHYSLHDFLTYFDLDDLINDYDVTTVSGLIMTELTYIPKEGEKLIWNKMELEVVDMDGIKIDKVLVRLLKDGE, from the coding sequence ATGTCCGAAATCGCATTGATTTCAGCGCGAAAAAACCGTCTTGAATCTGCGGCAAAAAAAGGAAATGCCAGTGCGAAAACGGCTTTGGAATTAGCCAATTCGCCTAACAAATTTCTGTCCACGGTACAAATCGGGATAACCCTTATCGGGATTCTTACAGGTATTTACAGTGGGGAAAAAATTACCGACAATGTTAGGTTGTTTTTAGAAGGTTTTGAAATGCTTCGTCCTTATTCACCAAGCCTTTCAGTAGGAATTGTGGTGGTGGTCTTAACTTATTTTTCTTTGGTTATAGGAGAATTGTTGCCTAAACGAATCGGTCTGAATTACCCGGAATCAATCGCAAAAGCTGTGGCAGTGCCTATGAAAGCGGTTTCAGTCGTAACAATGCCATTCATTTGGTTGTTGACTGTTTCTACTGAGTTTGTTCTGGATGTTTTCAAAATCAAACCTACAGCCGATGGTAAAGTAACCGAAGAGGAAATTAAAGCCATCATTAAAGAAGGAACTGAAGTTGGTGAAGTGCAGGAGATTGAACAAGATATCGTGGAGCGTGTGTTTCATATCGGTGACCGAAAAGTAAATTCACTGATGACACACAGAAAGTCTGTGGTTTATCTTTCTTTGGATGAAACTATTCAGGAATTGAAAGAAAAGGTTTTGGATGAGTTGCATTCGGTATATCCTGTTTGTGTTGAAAATCTCGACGAAGTAGTTGGCGTGGTTTTACTGAAGGACTTGTTTGCCAGCTTCGAAAAAGGCGAGTTCGATTTAAAAACTATTGCCAAAGAACCGGTATATCTTATAGAACATACATCGGCTTATAAAGCGTTAGAGAATTTCAAAAAATCCAAAGTACATTATGCTTTGGTAACTGATGAATACGGAATCTGCCAGGGTATTATCACCCTTAACGATATCCTTGAGGCATTGGTGGGTGATGCGGCGGAATTTTACGAAGAGGAATTCCAGTTAATTGCCCGTGAAGACGGGACTTGGTTGGTTGATGGACATTACTCGTTGCATGATTTCTTAACATATTTCGATTTAGATGATCTAATTAACGATTATGACGTAACGACTGTAAGCGGTTTGATCATGACAGAGTTGACGTATATTCCAAAAGAGGGTGAAAAGCTTATATGGAACAAAATGGAGTTGGAAGTCGTCGATATGGATGGAATCAAAATTGATAAAGTATTGGTTCGCCTTTTAAAGGATGGTGAATAA
- the obgE gene encoding GTPase ObgE, giving the protein MTEGNFVDYVKIYVASGKGGKGSTHLHREKFIEKGGPDGGDGGRGGHVYLVGNKGLWTLFHLKFARHIKAGHGGDGGSARSTGADGEDKYIEVPLGTVVRDKETDEVLFEITEHGEKKILAKGGKGGLGNWHFRSSTNQTPRYSQPGMPSEEIDVTLELKVLADVGLVGFPNAGKSTLLSVLTSAKPKIADYPFTTLKPNLGIVAYRDFQSFVIADIPGIIEGAAEGKGLGHYFLRHIERNSTLLFLVPADAPDIKKEYDILLDELRRYNPEMLDKDRLVVISKSDMLDDELKAEMKKHLDKDFKGIPYMFISSVAQQGLTELKDKLWQMLNVEI; this is encoded by the coding sequence ATGACAGAAGGGAACTTTGTAGACTACGTAAAAATATACGTTGCTTCCGGAAAAGGAGGTAAAGGTTCTACGCATTTGCATAGAGAGAAGTTTATTGAAAAAGGTGGTCCGGACGGAGGTGATGGTGGTCGCGGCGGACACGTGTATCTGGTTGGAAATAAAGGTTTGTGGACATTGTTTCACCTGAAATTCGCCCGTCACATTAAAGCGGGGCACGGAGGAGACGGTGGAAGTGCGCGCAGTACCGGAGCTGACGGTGAAGATAAATACATTGAAGTGCCTTTGGGGACTGTAGTCCGCGATAAAGAAACTGATGAGGTTTTGTTTGAAATCACAGAACACGGAGAGAAAAAAATTCTCGCTAAAGGCGGAAAAGGCGGATTGGGTAACTGGCATTTCAGAAGTTCTACGAATCAAACACCACGATATTCCCAACCAGGGATGCCGTCGGAAGAAATCGATGTGACGCTGGAATTGAAAGTATTGGCAGATGTTGGCTTGGTTGGATTCCCGAATGCCGGAAAATCCACATTGTTATCGGTGCTGACGTCCGCAAAACCAAAAATCGCCGATTATCCGTTTACAACACTGAAACCGAATTTAGGAATTGTGGCCTACCGTGATTTCCAGTCGTTCGTAATTGCTGATATCCCCGGAATTATCGAAGGAGCTGCAGAAGGTAAAGGTTTAGGGCATTATTTCCTTCGCCATATTGAGCGTAATTCAACGTTGTTGTTCCTGGTTCCGGCTGATGCGCCGGATATTAAAAAAGAATACGATATCCTGTTGGATGAATTACGCCGCTACAACCCGGAGATGTTGGATAAAGACCGCTTGGTGGTTATTTCAAAATCCGATATGCTGGACGATGAGTTGAAAGCTGAAATGAAAAAGCATTTGGATAAAGACTTTAAAGGAATTCCATATATGTTTATTTCATCAGTCGCACAACAAGGTCTTACAGAACTGAAAGATAAATTATGGCAGATGCTGAATGTAGAAATATAA